tcatcatGTATTAATAATGGGTGTCTCTTTAATATCAtgattttatactatttatatttaatgtcTATCTTATAGTTTAGTATCGCATATTTTGGTATCTCTCTCGTTTGGTTTTTTTGTTACTTTAAAATCCTCTTTGTACTTTAAGTATGGATAGAATGGACTATTTATTTAGCTTTTGTATGAATACTTGTTCTTTAGACTCATTTTAGATTTATAATCTAGTTTTCGAGTGATGCTTATAAATGGCGGTGCTGCTCCACCTAATAGCGTGCCTGGGCTTCGTGGTCATCCCATTGCCATTCCAACATCGGCGTCTTTTGATTTATCGCTTAGTGACTTAAAAATGAGCTTCTGCAAGAGGGTCATGGATACATGTTCTGATATCATCAGTTACGACAAGGCTTGCCATACTCCTGGTCAATGCTCAAAAACCTATACAGATGTAGTCATGCCTGTAACCCACACAGTATGTTCATTTTTAAGTGATCAATGTGCTGACCTCGATCTTGACGAAGCGGTAGAAAAGCTATATAGTGCTGGAGCTTTAAGTGTCGATATTAAGGATACCGAACAGATAGACTCAAAGATTAGAGAGCTAAATGAGCTCAAAGATAAGATTAAAAAGGTTACTCTTGGTGCACATGCTGAACAAGCTAAAAAGGCTAGGGATAAATATCTACAGGAACGAATCGATAGTCACAAAGTTACGCCTAAGTCTAGTAAAGGCGGTGATGCAGAACTCGGGAAGAATTTGGATGTAGAGACTCCAACCGTCTAGTATGGAGAGTTATATGATAAACAAACTGACTGATGCTGTACGAGTTCTTGAACTATCTGATGAGTTGAACATAGATTTCCCCAAGGTAAAGAGTAATTATAACCGAATTGTTAAATCTGTCCACCCAGACAAGAATTGTGGGCAGGACAGGGGCCTTGATTCTGTTTTGGAAGCATATAAGCTTCTcgattattattttaatgtagttTTAAATGGTAAAATTTGCCAATTGTGTCATTTGTCTAATATTTGTGAAAGTTCTACTTACTATGATTTCCGCCATGTCAATTCACATCAATCATGTCGGTACTATAAATCAGAAAATTCAGTAGAAGACcttaattgtaaattatacgAGTCGAAACTGTTATTAGAGGATTCGTCAAAATTGGGTTCGAATCCTACAAATAGATTTAGTTGCTGTTATATCAATAGTAAGGAAAACCTAACTTCTTCCAGATTTTATATTGAACTTTCCAAAAACTCTCTTGATGTTTTTGAGGGTATTCCATACGTCACATGTCGTTGTGGTCAGATTTTACTTATTACAACTGAGGCCACTGCCCTTGGCATCCACACATTTGACTGTGACATATGCTCTTGTTCATATAACATAGCATAATGTAACTATAGGTTCATAATCTCTTAGAGTACCATACATTTTATCTACTATCTAGCTCAATCCCCAAcaccaaaaaataaaattacatgttaaataaataaatgccaaaataaacaacttccttgtaatttgtttagaataatatttaaagtaGAGGGTTTAATAAGTTTTTAAATGGGTTTCTGAAAGTAGGGGTTTATATCCGATTGGGTGAACTTAATATTCAGACTTTCGCCCCTTGCTTCGTAATTTTCTCTATTTAAAAGTGCAGAGGTTACGTGAGCTTTTAGGTACTTAATTAACATTCCAGTAGAAAAGGGTGACATATATAAGTTAAGCCATCgattataatatttctgtgtaaataacttaattaaCCTTCCAGAACCCTTCATTTGATTTAGGGATTTACTAGAGTTAATTCTATTTATGCTAACCTCGTTAGCAAACCTTATCAATTGGTGCTTGTTCTGTTCCCATGCTTTTAGTGCTTCTTGCTTAGCTCGATAAAAATCTAAGTATAAATTATCTAAACTATCCCATGATGTCCCATGTGAATAGCTAATATCAGCCAATCTCTTCAACCTgtttttttcaatttcggataatttaatgtcATCGGCATCAATATTCTCACGCAGTTGGTTTCGGAATGTAGAGAGTaggttattattttcaaatatgTTTGATTCTAAGATGTTATTTTGGGGGGTAATTGCCTGTGAAGATGATTGGTGGGTTAAAATGTCATAAAATGTAACAAATGGAACAAACTTTTCAACCACAATAAATTGAATTAAACCGTTCGGTATAGGGACTCCGCAGATTTTGTATGTTTCATTTTCATAAACGTAATCTTTATTATGAGGGTTATAACTAGGAGTTTCCGCAGTCTCGTGTGAGTCAGttgtgtaataatttttagtgaaATAGTGGTGAAAAACCAGGTTTGAATTGGTCAATTGACATGTAAAAAAAGATTTACCTTTTGAACCTTTTAGTTGGTTTAGGATGCGAAAGCAAAACATCAAACAAACTACGTCGTTCTActacaaaaattaataataattgataaatatggctgttaaaaactaaattaccTTTTTTATTCAATTCCTCCTCTTTTACTTTATCAATTTCTgcaaaaaataataaattaaacactTACCGCAATTCATTTTTTCACTGTTAGCTGTAGTTACAACCTCATCATCGTCATCGTCGATTAGTATTACTTTCCTGTgattaaagttaaattcAATTGTGTGGTGTTCTTCTTGTTTTTTCTTCTCATCAGATTTTGACTTAAAttgattttgtttaatttcatttgtTTCATTTTCCGACTTCTTAAATAGATCTTCGTTCTTATCTACACGCCCCCtatcatcttcttcattaTCGCTATTTGAAGGTTCACAGAATAAATCCTCTGCAGTTAGATCAATCTCATCTTTTTTGATTGTTGAACTTTCCTTTTTAACAACATTTGTCCCCTTCCCAGACCCATAGGTATTAGGTTTACAATCCAGAGCTTTTGGTTCTCTCGGTCTTTTATTCGAACTTTTAGCCTTGTTATTATGTTGCGGAGCTGTTAAAAAGGATAATAAAGATGTTTGTATCTTCTTGGTCTTGAACTTTAgcaatttttcaataaacTTCTCCACCCTTTCTTTCGAAAAGTTGTTTTCTTGGACCAGAAATTCAGTCAGTCCCTCAGGATCTATCGTGCCCAACTTCACGCTATTCTCATCATATTCGTTAACCTTAggtgataaaaaatattccTTTGCCTCTTTAAAGTCATCGTAATCGCCGCCTTTGAAGTTAACTATTTCTTCCAAATTTTGGTATTTCTTTACCAGAGAATATGCAGTTTTTGGTCCAACTCCTTCCAAGGTGTCGCAGTAGTCGCAACCGCAGAGTATACAAAAGTCGATAAATTGATCGAAGTTAAATTCCAGCCCATCCAAAACCTTTTGTAAATCTACTTTGAGGATTTTCTTACTGCTACTTGAAGCAACATTTCTAAGTAGAAACGCCCCTCCGAACACCAAAGTGTCAGTGTCCTCAGAAGCCACGAAACGGCACAAATTCTTGGTTACCAAGTATGCACACTGTGCTTCTGCTTCTTCTAATGCTTCTATAACTGGAACCCCCATCAGACGAAGCAATTTCTTTGCAGACTCGTTCATTTCCTTCGATACCTTTACTGTACGGCCTACTAACTTCTTGACTGACTCCTTATCGCCTTCCGAAATAGCTTTCTTCAAACTGGCGTTGGCCTCTTCTCTTTGTTGGCGTCTTTTCTCCAGCGTTTTCGTCTTCAATTCTGGAGGTTTTGAGTCAAAAACAAACACAGGCTTTATTCCATATTCCAAGAACTTAGAACAACGGTTCATCAACCCGTAGATGTGACTTGTAGATTCTCCCTTAGAGTTCACAAGAGAACTAAAGTAACTGGAGTCTCGGATGGCAATTGTAAATTGATAAAGAGCAGCACTAGCGTCTATAGCAAGAGATTCTCCAGACAAACTTTCCAGGGATAATTCACTAATACTGGAAGGCACCTTTTCACTCAAAAACGGGATGAGTCCTTTAATTCCCATACttatttatctttatttattaatggAATAGTTTAGtatttgatattttttaaaggtgtagaaaaattataattcaCTGGTCCTTGTTCTTTAGTGATTTTTTCTTCTTTCTACCAAACTCGTCGTATTCTTCGTCTTCAGAATCGTGTTCCTTCCTATCCCTAGGGTCAAAAAGATCGAAATAGCCTCCTCCTCGGCCCAATCTATCTTCCTAAAAATCACGTTTTATAATAgatatttaaattcatgtaaaaattatttacaatcCTACAGGTTCTTGCAATGCTCTAGATATATTACAGATGTTGCAATGTGTCCTTTTTGCCCAGTTTAAATTTCCACACCTTTGTATcaagttaaaaaaataaaaaaatacttgTTGCAGGTCCAATCTCCTTGCTTTGGAGAGGAAACGAGGTTGGAAGACTGAtctataaaaaattgttaacaCACACAAAATTTTTACCTGTTGGTCGAGGTATTCCACAAATATTACACTTAGTGCGCTTTGAAAAATTTAGGTTACCACACCTATAGGTAAAACGATTTACaatgaaataaataacattaaaattaacaactAATGAAACGAACGATGTATCGGGACATAACCAATCGCCTTCCCTTCTATccataaataaaaaaggGAGAATTAAAAGATGAAGGTGTGAGACGACTTAGTCCGAAAAcatacaaaaaataaaaataacagaTAAAAGAATAGTGGAATAAGATGTTGACAAAAAACAGcacaataaattttattaaaaataaatcatgtgtttacaataatataaaaatgtatagttaataattttaaaaattaggCGAGTAGAATCCTGAAAAATCTATAGGAGAATGTGAAATCCTCTGAGATAATCACTTCGtagaattaataaatattaaaaatattgagtatatagtattgCACATTAACtacaattaaatataatatgaAATCTATTTGAAACTAAAAATATGGAggtttaataaaataataaaaaaaaaataattaataaaaattgaaaaaagaaaaaaagAGTAATAAAAAAGTGTGTAGAGTATAAGTAACGAATCTGGGTGAAAGGTGTGATTTTTTGAGAAAGCGGAGGGAATAAGATGTGATAGTGCAAGAATTGCCTAGCTGGTAATATGGGTAATGGAATGGGCCAGTATGCGATTACAAAGATAAAGTGTggtatataaaaattttatttcgataaaattattaatggAAGTCATATGTGGGTGTACGAAATTTAGTGTCTAAAGAATTTCTATTGGTGGTGCATGCGGTACCCTTACCTCACTCCGTCTCGACtattttcatcttcatcatGTATTAATAATGGGTGTCTCTTTAATATCAtgattttatactatttatatttaatgtcTATCTTATAGTTTAGTATCGCATATTTTGGTATCTCTCTCGTTTGGTTTTTTTGTTACTTTAAAATCCTCTTTGTACTTTAAGTATGGATAGAATGGACTATTTATTTAGCTTTTGTATGAATACTTGTTCTTTAGACTCATTTTAGATTTATAATCTAGTTTTCGAGTGATGCTTATAAATGGCGGTGCTGCTCCACCTAATAGCGTGCCTGGGCTTCGTGGTCATCCCATTGCCATTCCAACATCGGCGTCTTTTGATTTATCGCTTAGTGACTTAAAAATGAGCTTCTGCAAGAGGGTCATGGATACATGTTCTGATATCATCAGTTACGACAAGGCTTGCCATACTCCTGGTCAATGCTCAAAAACCTATACAGATGTAGTCATGCCTGTAACCCACACAGTATGTTCATTTTTAAGTGATCAATGTGCTGACCTCGATCTTGACGAAGCGGTAGAAAAGCTATATAGTGCTGGAGCTTTAAGTGTCGATATTAAGGATACCGAACAGATAGACTCAAAGATTAGAGAGCTAAATGAGCTCAAAGATAAGATTAAAAAGGT
Above is a window of Theileria parva strain Muguga chromosome 2, complete sequence, whole genome shotgun sequence DNA encoding:
- the ZRANB2 gene encoding Zn-finger in Ran binding protein and others family protein, yielding MDRREGDWLCPDTSCGNLNFSKRTKCNICGIPRPTDQSSNLVSSPKQGDWTCNKCGNLNWAKRTHCNICNISRALQEPEDRLGRGGGYFDLFDPRDRKEHDSEDEEYDEFGRKKKKSLKNKDQ
- the FEN1 gene encoding Flap endonuclease 1 produces the protein MGIKGLIPFLSEKVPSSISELSLESLSGESLAIDASAALYQFTIAIRDSSYFSSLVNSKGESTSHIYGLMNRCSKFLEYGIKPVFVFDSKPPELKTKTLEKRRQQREEANASLKKAISEGDKESVKKLVGRTVKVSKEMNESAKKLLRLMGVPVIEALEEAEAQCAYLVTKNLCRFVASEDTDTLVFGGAFLLRNVASSSSKKILKVDLQKVLDGLEFNFDQFIDFCILCGCDYCDTLEGVGPKTAYSLVKKYQNLEEIVNFKGGDYDDFKEAKEYFLSPKVNEYDENSVKLGTIDPEGLTEFLVQENNFSKERVEKFIEKLLKFKTKKIQTSLLSFLTAPQHNNKAKSSNKRPREPKALDCKPNTYGSGKGTNVVKKESSTIKKDEIDLTAEDLFCEPSNSDNEEDDRGRVDKNEDLFKKSENETNEIKQNQFKSKSDEKKKQEEHHTIEFNFNHRKVILIDDDDDEVVTTANSEKMNCEIDKVKEEELNKKGNLNDVVCLMFCFRILNQLKGSKGKSFFTCQLTNSNLVFHHYFTKNYYTTDSHETAETPSYNPHNKDYVYENETYKICGVPIPNGLIQFIVVEKFVPFVTFYDILTHQSSSQAITPQNNILESNIFENNNLLSTFRNQLRENIDADDIKLSEIEKNRLKRLADISYSHGTSWDSLDNLYLDFYRAKQEALKAWEQNKHQLIRFANEVSINRINSSKSLNQMKGSGRLIKLFTQKYYNRWLNLYMSPFSTGMLIKYLKAHVTSALLNRENYEARGESLNIKFTQSDINPYFQKPI
- a CDS encoding DnaJ domain protein, with the translated sequence MESYMINKLTDAVRVLELSDELNIDFPKVKSNYNRIVKSVHPDKNCGQDRGLDSVLEAYKLLDYYFNVVLNGKICQLCHLSNICESSTYYDFRHVNSHQSCRYYKSENSVEDLNCKLYESKLLLEDSSKLGSNPTNRFSCCYINSKENLTSSRFYIELSKNSLDVFEGIPYVTCRCGQILLITTEATALGIHTFDCDICSCSYNIA